One part of the Parasphingorhabdus sp. SCSIO 66989 genome encodes these proteins:
- a CDS encoding DUF2794 domain-containing protein, whose protein sequence is MTASHNGSHSNIAVLPLSGKQPHQTVFHREELNAILNIYGRMVAAGQWRDYAIEFGRDTAIFAAFRHASQRPEIRIEKCPAQQRRQGQWLLRGEAGQVLKRGHDLSNVLAPVERRLIKVVEE, encoded by the coding sequence ATGACAGCATCGCATAACGGTTCGCATTCCAATATCGCGGTTCTCCCGCTTTCGGGCAAACAGCCGCATCAGACGGTGTTCCATCGCGAAGAGCTGAACGCTATTCTCAATATCTATGGCCGTATGGTCGCTGCGGGACAGTGGCGTGATTATGCCATTGAGTTCGGTCGCGACACCGCGATTTTCGCTGCCTTTCGCCATGCCTCACAACGGCCGGAAATCCGCATCGAGAAATGCCCCGCGCAACAGCGCAGACAGGGCCAATGGTTGCTGCGTGGCGAGGCCGGGCAGGTGCTCAAGCGTGGGCATGACCTTAGCAATGTGCTCGCGCCAGTGGAGCGGCGGTTGATCAAGGTCGTGGAGGAGTAG
- the epsC gene encoding serine O-acetyltransferase EpsC gives MFRALNEYLESIASRDPAPRSRWEILTYPGLWAVGFYRISHWLFRGNLFFLARLINHIGRMLTAIDIHPGATIGKNLFIDHGFTVIGETAEIGDDVTIYQCVTLGGTNPTNGQGGKRHPTIADGAILGSGAQILGPITVGARARVGANAVVTKDVPEGATMVGVRARQVPVDADDYQKDFMPYGTPCSEVYDPATQKLEILQCEIEQLQKRLAQLMDQRDVKGKNKRALPEVAEAPCQAEGDLFDESPETGSDQKSA, from the coding sequence ATGTTTCGCGCTCTGAATGAGTATCTTGAATCCATCGCCTCGCGCGATCCTGCGCCGCGTTCCAGATGGGAAATCTTGACCTATCCCGGGCTTTGGGCGGTCGGATTTTATCGCATTTCGCACTGGCTGTTCCGCGGCAATCTGTTCTTCCTCGCCCGGTTGATCAATCATATTGGCCGCATGCTGACCGCGATTGATATCCATCCCGGCGCGACCATCGGCAAAAATCTGTTTATTGATCATGGCTTTACCGTGATTGGCGAGACGGCGGAAATTGGCGATGATGTGACCATTTATCAATGCGTGACACTCGGCGGTACCAATCCGACCAATGGCCAGGGCGGCAAGCGTCACCCAACCATCGCTGACGGTGCCATTCTTGGCTCGGGCGCGCAGATATTGGGTCCGATCACCGTTGGCGCGAGGGCGCGTGTCGGTGCCAATGCAGTGGTGACCAAGGATGTGCCTGAAGGTGCAACTATGGTGGGCGTCCGGGCGCGGCAGGTGCCGGTTGACGCCGATGACTATCAGAAAGATTTTATGCCCTATGGCACGCCGTGCAGCGAGGTCTATGATCCGGCGACGCAGAAGCTGGAAATCCTGCAATGCGAGATCGAGCAGCTGCAAAAACGTTTGGCACAGCTGATGGATCAGCGCGATGTCAAAGGCAAAAATAAGCGCGCATTGCCCGAAGTCGCCGAAGCGCCCTGTCAGGCTGAAGGGGATCTGTTTGACGAATCTCCTGAGACTGGCTCGGATCAGAAATCGGCCTGA